The Capsicum annuum cultivar UCD-10X-F1 unplaced genomic scaffold, UCD10Xv1.1 ctg3868, whole genome shotgun sequence genome window below encodes:
- the LOC107853024 gene encoding uncharacterized protein LOC107853024, translated as MSPPQSPNSSRDQVRPLAPSSHRIHVENEEGVNYTSATSNTELSKKRRRRRCVKCFACCGVTTVIVGIVILILALTVFKAKDPKIRMNSIRFEGLSFLTRSSNLQPNLNITVVADISIKNPNSVSFKFRAATAGVSYSDRVIAEALIPRGSARARRTLRMDVSVTVMTEKLVGIPRLTNDLIAMELPISMSTNINGRVNLGLFKKSVGVRMNCNMVIDLQRQQVKGNMDCDRKVSM; from the coding sequence ACCTTCATCTCATCGTATACACGTCGAAAACGAAGAAGGCGTTAATTACACGTCAGCAACATCAAATACAGAGTTGTCTAAGAAACGACGTCGTAGAAGGTGTGTTAAATGTTTCGCTTGTTGTGGAGTTACGACGGTAATTGTAGGTATCGTTATTTTGATCCTCGCGCTGACTGTTTTCAAGGCGAAAGATCCTAAGATAAGAATGAACTCGATTAGGTTCGAGGGGTTGAGTTTCCTTACTCGTAGTTCGAATCTCCAACCCAACTTGAATATTACGGTCGTTGCTGATATTTCTATTAAAAACCCTAACTCGGTCTCGTTCAAGTTCAGGGCCGCGACCGCTGGTGTCAGTTACAGTGACAGAGTCATAGCGGAAGCCCTGATACCGCGAGGGTCGGCTAGGGCTCGGAGGACATTGCGAATGGATGTGAGCGTTACGGTTATGACGGAGAAATTAGTGGGAATTCCAAGGCTAACAAATGATTTGATAGCTATGGAATTGCCGATAAgtatgtcaacaaatattaatggAAGGGTTAATTTAGGTTTATTTAAAAAAAGCGTTGGTGTAAGGATGAATTGTAATATGGTGATTGATTTACAACGACAACAAGTTAAGGGCAATATGGATTGTGATAGGAAAGTTTCAATGTAG